A genomic window from Acinetobacter chinensis includes:
- a CDS encoding GNAT family N-acetyltransferase — MNILIRDEQPADIQSIEELTRAAFLNEEHSSHTEQFIVNSLRKNGQLSISLVAVENDVIVGHVAISPVSISSGETGWYGLGPISVCPDKQGQGIGSLLMHASLDKLKQSGGKGCVLLGDPAYYSRFGFKSYPDLNLPGVPPEYFQALSFTDHIPQGNVTYHKAFEATE; from the coding sequence ATGAATATTCTCATTCGGGATGAACAACCAGCAGATATTCAAAGCATTGAAGAACTGACCAGAGCTGCATTTTTAAATGAAGAACACTCCAGTCATACTGAACAGTTTATTGTGAACAGTCTTCGTAAGAACGGGCAGCTCAGCATTTCCTTAGTCGCAGTTGAAAATGACGTTATTGTTGGTCATGTTGCCATTTCTCCCGTAAGTATTTCTTCAGGTGAAACAGGATGGTACGGTTTAGGTCCCATCTCTGTCTGTCCTGATAAACAAGGTCAGGGAATTGGATCACTTTTGATGCATGCATCACTGGATAAATTAAAACAATCCGGTGGAAAAGGCTGTGTTTTACTGGGAGATCCTGCTTATTACAGCCGTTTTGGTTTTAAATCCTATCCTGATCTTAATTTACCTGGTGTACCCCCTGAGTATTTTCAGGCACTCAGTTTTACTGACCATATCCCCCAGGGCAATGTCACTTATCATAAAGCCTTTGAGGCAACTGAATAG
- a CDS encoding YraN family protein, with protein MKMQMGQWAELEARKFLEAKGFQVVAVNYHSRNGEVDLIVEQQQDLIFVEVKARSATAYGHASEVVTLSKQRKLMKTALYFLQKNPQYADFYCRFDVICFDFSQQFAKTVQYHFSSFPYDLQWIENAFTFDLEFINL; from the coding sequence ATGAAAATGCAAATGGGGCAATGGGCTGAACTGGAAGCCCGTAAATTTCTTGAAGCAAAAGGCTTTCAGGTCGTCGCTGTAAATTATCATTCACGAAATGGCGAAGTGGATCTTATTGTTGAGCAGCAGCAGGATCTGATTTTTGTGGAAGTCAAAGCAAGGTCAGCAACGGCTTATGGTCATGCATCTGAGGTGGTGACTTTATCAAAACAGCGTAAACTGATGAAAACGGCATTGTACTTTCTACAGAAAAATCCACAATATGCTGACTTTTATTGTCGATTTGATGTGATTTGTTTTGATTTTTCTCAACAATTTGCAAAAACAGTACAGTATCACTTTTCCAGTTTCCCTTATGATCTGCAATGGATTGAAAATGCTTTTACTTTTGATCTGGAGTTTATTAATCTCTAA
- a CDS encoding FAD-dependent monooxygenase, with protein MQQEVIIVGGGMVGLSLALMLAKAKIGVKLLEAIRYPDYDDADLAPYHSSFDARNSALSRRTVQIYQELGLWDALQEHATPILEVNITEQDSFGKARLKAEQEKVESFGQVIENAWLGRVLLTEVKKESLIELIDGVQVTSLTQDTDHAFIEAQRGEKALRLQAKIVIAADGRDSFCRKALGIGASVHDYDQVAIVTTVQTSKPHHHVGFERFSHLGPLALLPLPGEYRRSVVWPVPKGTEGEWLGDENDQHFLDALQQTYGDRAGKFQKTGKRFSFPLSQVLAEKQAVGRVVLMGNAAHTIHPVAGQGFNLCMRDAHVLLRYLKEKVNAGADLGDASMLLDYEKSRLTDQQRVIKFCDSVVRGFSNQNPVLKLIRNTGLVAFDVIPGIKPLVANYAMGLKA; from the coding sequence ATGCAACAAGAAGTCATCATTGTGGGTGGTGGTATGGTCGGACTCAGTCTGGCACTGATGCTGGCAAAAGCAAAAATTGGCGTAAAGCTACTCGAAGCGATCAGATACCCTGATTATGATGATGCAGATCTTGCTCCTTATCACTCAAGTTTTGATGCTCGAAACAGTGCGCTGTCACGCCGTACGGTACAGATTTATCAGGAGCTGGGTCTGTGGGATGCTTTACAGGAACATGCAACGCCTATCCTGGAAGTCAATATTACTGAACAGGACAGTTTTGGTAAGGCACGTTTAAAAGCAGAACAGGAAAAAGTTGAAAGTTTTGGACAGGTGATTGAAAACGCCTGGTTGGGACGGGTACTGCTGACTGAAGTAAAAAAAGAATCTTTGATTGAACTGATTGATGGTGTACAGGTCACATCATTAACGCAGGATACAGATCATGCCTTTATTGAAGCTCAGCGTGGTGAAAAAGCACTCCGACTGCAGGCTAAAATTGTGATCGCAGCTGATGGTCGTGATTCATTCTGTCGTAAAGCTTTGGGTATTGGTGCTTCGGTACATGACTATGATCAGGTAGCGATTGTCACCACAGTACAGACTTCGAAGCCGCATCATCATGTCGGTTTTGAACGGTTCAGCCATTTAGGACCATTGGCTCTGTTGCCATTGCCGGGAGAATACCGTCGCTCGGTGGTCTGGCCTGTGCCTAAAGGGACAGAAGGTGAATGGCTGGGGGATGAAAATGATCAGCATTTTCTGGATGCTTTACAGCAAACCTATGGAGACCGTGCGGGTAAATTCCAGAAAACCGGTAAACGGTTCAGTTTCCCACTGTCTCAGGTTCTTGCTGAGAAACAGGCGGTAGGACGTGTGGTTTTAATGGGTAATGCAGCTCATACCATTCATCCGGTCGCAGGTCAGGGTTTTAATCTGTGTATGCGTGATGCTCATGTATTACTGCGTTATTTAAAAGAGAAGGTGAATGCTGGTGCTGATTTAGGTGATGCATCAATGCTCCTCGATTATGAAAAATCAAGACTGACCGACCAGCAGCGTGTGATTAAGTTCTGTGATTCTGTGGTACGTGGATTCAGTAATCAGAACCCAGTCCTTAAACTGATCAGAAATACAGGACTGGTGGCTTTTGACGTGATTCCAGGGATTAAACCTCTGGTGGCAAACTATGCGATGGGGTTGAAAGCATGA
- a CDS encoding FAD-dependent monooxygenase: MSQDILDAVVIGGGLVGGLTALLLAQGGVEVTVLDAAPVLDEQSVLSVSNPRVLALSQATIHLLKTAKVWEGLKRQMPYSGMQVWNKNGYGEINFGQSSELTPAPEQTLGSMVEPSILNLAIQQQLLEQIRDYRTQVKVIRVERGVGVWHIVLADGTELRTKLLIGADGANSFVRDQAFIELDVLDYQQAGLTCAIRTREPNLHVARQIFLETGPLAYLPMAGLDAAENGYWQSIVWTLPDDFAEEYAALSDEAFCQLITEQSHHMLGGVVEATSKVRFPLKARAAKRYIAEGLALVGDAAHVIHPLAGQGVNIGCLDAAVLCDVLLHDLKRGVWAHEQTLKRYEHQRKGQNDAMMHSMSIIGWTETAQIFPVVWARNFALKQVEQHEILKDTFMAQANGLSSLSHTRYAIS, encoded by the coding sequence ATGAGTCAGGATATACTGGATGCAGTGGTAATTGGTGGTGGACTTGTGGGTGGTCTGACTGCATTGTTGCTTGCTCAGGGTGGAGTAGAGGTCACGGTACTGGATGCTGCCCCTGTACTGGATGAGCAAAGTGTACTGTCAGTTTCAAATCCACGAGTGCTTGCACTGAGTCAGGCAACAATCCATCTGTTAAAAACAGCAAAAGTCTGGGAAGGTCTGAAACGCCAGATGCCATACAGCGGTATGCAGGTGTGGAATAAAAACGGCTACGGTGAGATTAATTTTGGTCAGTCATCTGAACTGACACCCGCACCTGAGCAGACACTCGGTTCAATGGTTGAACCGAGTATTCTGAATCTTGCGATACAGCAACAGCTGCTGGAGCAGATCCGTGATTACAGAACGCAGGTAAAAGTTATCCGTGTTGAGAGAGGTGTCGGTGTCTGGCATATAGTGCTGGCTGATGGCACTGAACTCAGAACAAAACTGCTGATCGGTGCAGACGGCGCTAACTCATTTGTACGTGATCAGGCGTTTATTGAACTGGATGTACTGGATTATCAACAGGCGGGTCTGACCTGTGCCATCCGCACCCGCGAACCAAATTTACACGTAGCCAGACAGATATTTCTTGAAACAGGTCCACTGGCTTATTTGCCTATGGCAGGTCTTGATGCTGCTGAGAATGGTTACTGGCAATCCATTGTGTGGACTTTGCCGGATGACTTTGCAGAAGAATATGCCGCTTTAAGTGATGAAGCATTCTGTCAGCTGATTACTGAACAGAGCCACCACATGCTGGGGGGAGTCGTTGAAGCCACTTCCAAAGTAAGATTTCCATTAAAGGCTCGCGCTGCAAAACGGTATATTGCAGAAGGTCTGGCACTGGTTGGTGATGCAGCTCACGTGATTCACCCACTTGCAGGTCAGGGGGTCAATATAGGCTGTCTGGATGCTGCTGTGCTGTGTGATGTTCTGCTGCATGACTTAAAGCGTGGTGTGTGGGCACATGAACAGACACTGAAGCGTTATGAGCATCAGCGCAAAGGTCAGAACGATGCCATGATGCACAGTATGTCCATCATTGGCTGGACGGAAACTGCACAAATTTTTCCTGTGGTCTGGGCACGTAATTTTGCTTTGAAGCAGGTTGAACAGCATGAAATTCTCAAGGATACGTTTATGGCTCAGGCAAATGGACTGTCTTCACTGAGTCATACACGCTATGCGATTTCCTGA
- a CDS encoding GFA family protein — protein sequence MMKNTPIIQQGSCTCGQSTFSVEGTPLVRFICHCQICQDIYKKPFADVVIFPEKSVKLLEADSVEFKKFRAPPAVNRGICKSCAKPVFGVMWVAPFTRFAFVPAMNLADSTQLPEAVGHVFYHRHVNEMYDGLPKVSGYVSSQLFLSQKIFKSLIQHNFSA from the coding sequence ATGATGAAAAATACGCCTATCATTCAGCAAGGCAGTTGCACATGTGGACAATCTACTTTTAGCGTTGAGGGTACGCCATTAGTTCGGTTCATCTGTCACTGCCAGATTTGTCAGGACATTTATAAAAAGCCTTTTGCCGATGTGGTGATTTTCCCTGAAAAATCGGTCAAATTGCTTGAAGCAGACTCTGTTGAATTTAAAAAATTTCGTGCGCCACCTGCGGTGAATCGCGGGATTTGTAAGTCCTGTGCAAAGCCTGTATTTGGTGTGATGTGGGTTGCGCCATTTACTCGATTTGCATTTGTCCCCGCGATGAATTTAGCGGATTCAACTCAGCTTCCTGAAGCTGTAGGGCATGTGTTTTATCATCGGCATGTTAATGAAATGTATGATGGTCTGCCGAAAGTCAGTGGTTATGTGTCGAGTCAGTTATTTTTGTCGCAGAAAATATTTAAAAGTCTGATTCAGCATAATTTTTCAGCATAA
- a CDS encoding alpha/beta hydrolase — protein sequence MFNKIQQIAALLKNRVEKAKSLYRDFRLYDAGSYALNRLTPRRGYSVQHNVAYGLKARHRLDLYASEQKGENPLIVFVHGGAWSHGDKKDYRFVGESFAREGFDVAVINYHLAPQHIFPSSVDDLTLALNYLAQQKQRLKISAQKIVLMGHSAGAFNIMSALYNPKPYELICKTEIRAVIGLAGPYHFDYKGDPLCEDAFDQQVPFQQVMPFYFVESNTIRHYLFTAENDRIVHRSNAVDLDQMLKEKGNHSQILDVPKTGHLTVMGSVSTLFSRYFQTRKMLMDVLTELRQMD from the coding sequence ATGTTCAATAAGATTCAACAGATTGCAGCATTACTGAAAAATCGTGTAGAAAAGGCAAAATCCCTGTACAGGGATTTTCGTCTGTATGATGCAGGCAGTTATGCGCTGAACAGGCTGACTCCGCGTAGAGGATACAGTGTACAGCACAATGTTGCTTATGGACTGAAAGCCCGACACCGTCTTGATCTGTATGCGTCAGAGCAGAAAGGTGAAAATCCTCTGATTGTTTTTGTGCATGGCGGTGCGTGGTCACATGGTGACAAAAAGGATTACCGCTTTGTCGGTGAGTCTTTTGCCCGTGAAGGTTTTGATGTGGCAGTCATTAATTATCATCTAGCGCCACAGCATATTTTTCCAAGTTCTGTGGATGACCTGACTCTGGCTCTGAACTATCTGGCACAGCAAAAACAGCGTCTGAAAATCAGTGCACAGAAAATTGTATTGATGGGGCATTCAGCGGGTGCTTTCAATATTATGTCTGCGCTGTACAACCCAAAGCCTTATGAGTTGATCTGTAAAACTGAAATCCGTGCTGTGATTGGATTGGCAGGACCTTATCATTTTGACTATAAAGGTGATCCTTTGTGTGAAGATGCATTTGATCAGCAGGTGCCGTTTCAGCAGGTTATGCCTTTTTATTTTGTTGAAAGCAATACCATCAGACATTATCTGTTCACTGCTGAAAATGACAGAATTGTTCATCGCAGCAATGCGGTCGATCTGGATCAGATGCTGAAAGAAAAGGGTAATCACAGTCAGATTCTGGATGTACCCAAAACTGGACATCTGACAGTGATGGGGTCTGTTTCGACGCTGTTCAGCCGTTATTTTCAGACCCGAAAAATGCTTATGGATGTTTTAACAGAACTGCGTCAGATGGATTGA
- the rsmI gene encoding 16S rRNA (cytidine(1402)-2'-O)-methyltransferase, whose amino-acid sequence MNAQLFVVSTPIGHLDDITYRAVEVLKSVQIIAAEDTRTSAQLLKHFNISTPLTACHDHNESNKTDQLIQRILNGENMALISDAGTPLISDPGFKLVRAAQQHQIRVVPVPGACAAIAALSSVGLPSDRFSFEGFLPSRQSQRIAALEKLKDETQTLIFYEAPHRILECVKDMATVFGAERPVGFAREITKTFETIKKMSLSELVSFIENDHHQQKGEIVLVIGGATEQKDLEQEALDKLLLRLLQDLSVKAASQLAADLTGIKKKVAYQRALELTDKKQD is encoded by the coding sequence ATGAATGCCCAGTTGTTTGTTGTGTCCACCCCCATCGGGCATCTTGATGATATCACCTATCGCGCAGTCGAAGTCCTTAAATCTGTACAGATTATTGCTGCTGAAGACACCCGTACTTCTGCTCAGTTGCTGAAGCATTTTAATATTTCCACACCACTGACTGCCTGCCATGATCACAATGAAAGCAACAAAACAGATCAGCTGATCCAGCGTATTTTAAACGGTGAAAATATGGCACTGATCAGTGATGCAGGTACTCCTCTGATCAGTGATCCTGGGTTTAAACTGGTCCGTGCAGCTCAACAGCACCAGATTCGTGTCGTTCCTGTACCTGGAGCCTGTGCTGCAATCGCTGCACTGAGTTCTGTGGGACTTCCAAGTGACCGCTTCAGCTTTGAAGGATTTCTACCCTCCCGACAGTCACAGCGCATTGCAGCCCTTGAAAAACTCAAAGATGAAACTCAGACGCTGATTTTCTATGAAGCACCGCACCGTATTCTTGAATGTGTAAAAGATATGGCAACCGTTTTTGGCGCTGAACGCCCTGTCGGTTTTGCCCGTGAAATTACCAAGACCTTTGAAACCATAAAAAAAATGTCACTGTCTGAACTGGTCAGCTTTATCGAAAATGATCATCATCAGCAAAAAGGTGAAATTGTGCTGGTGATTGGTGGTGCAACTGAACAGAAAGACCTTGAACAGGAAGCACTGGATAAACTGCTGCTTCGCCTGTTACAGGATTTATCGGTTAAAGCAGCATCACAACTTGCAGCAGACCTGACAGGTATTAAAAAGAAAGTGGCTTACCAGCGTGCGCTTGAACTGACAGACAAAAAACAGGACTGA
- a CDS encoding BON domain-containing protein, protein MFKHIAMTVLCVAGLSGCASFISGGTGSAPVGTESGARSLGQVFIDSSIERTAKINLYKLDARFKQSRINIESFHGNVLLTGQVPDAHLKQLAEDNVRAMSDVKTVHNYITVGDQIGYSTIMQDTTVTANTRGLIMKAAVVSDSKVRVHTEDGVLYVMGRLNNAEVDDLNQVLQRVGNVTRIVTLVDNIDQRQSTVSGTVATPMMNAVPDVQTPVAIDPDQAEPSNVQ, encoded by the coding sequence GTGTTTAAGCATATTGCAATGACAGTGTTGTGCGTAGCAGGTTTATCAGGCTGTGCAAGTTTTATTTCCGGTGGTACTGGTTCTGCACCTGTAGGGACAGAAAGTGGCGCACGTTCGCTGGGGCAGGTTTTTATTGATTCTTCCATTGAAAGAACTGCGAAAATCAATCTGTATAAACTGGATGCAAGATTCAAACAGTCGCGTATCAATATTGAAAGTTTTCACGGTAATGTTCTGCTGACCGGGCAGGTGCCTGATGCGCATCTGAAGCAGCTGGCAGAAGATAATGTTCGTGCAATGAGTGATGTAAAGACCGTACATAATTATATAACGGTTGGCGATCAGATTGGTTATTCAACCATTATGCAGGACACAACAGTAACAGCAAACACACGTGGTCTGATTATGAAAGCTGCGGTTGTTTCTGACAGTAAAGTCCGTGTACATACTGAAGATGGTGTACTTTATGTGATGGGACGACTGAACAATGCTGAAGTGGATGATCTGAATCAGGTCCTGCAGCGGGTTGGCAATGTCACCCGCATTGTAACTTTAGTGGATAATATTGATCAGCGACAGTCAACTGTGTCTGGGACTGTAGCAACACCGATGATGAACGCGGTACCTGATGTGCAGACGCCTGTTGCCATTGATCCTGATCAGGCTGAACCAAGCAATGTTCAATAA